Part of the Citrus sinensis cultivar Valencia sweet orange chromosome 2, DVS_A1.0, whole genome shotgun sequence genome, AGCTCCTTGTTTGTTTGTAAAATTTCTATTATTGGTCTGATAGCAACTCAATTATCTTCTCCATCCAAATAAGTGGAGTCCCAAAAAATGAACTCTTTATTTGTCAGAACTATCTGCGAAGCCACAAATCTGCCTAAATCTATCTGCAAAATTCCACCTACTACTTGTAATTTTACGAGTTACGGGCAGATTTGAcactttaaatttaattctacTGCTAATTGCAAGTGAGTTTGGCGTTAAGAAAAAATCTGGTACATGCCTGCGACTATATTTGCCAACTagcatcttttttttaaaaaaaaaatatttatgttttttattttaatcataaaaattacactaaataaatataatcataaatatatatataagctgAAATTATTACTCATGTCCTAATCTTCctaatttttaaacataataCAGTAagcttttaataaataaaattttataattttcaagtttattattattgatattctattataatttgataaattttatttgtcttgGTTTAATGACTTGAACCTAATGATTGCTtactaaaattgaatttttatctatttaattaatcattaatggGACTTGTCcaaaatttacttgttaatATTATCGACAGTACTTGTATATTGATTAAAAGACGGAGCAATACATTGATCTGAGTGATGATGATTTTCctacaaaaagaaacattttctatcaaatttatatattttttgtatttattttaatgttgaaaCTTTAATATCTCatttacattaataaaatctaaatctaagtactttatgtgaattttttaggttattgttataaatttatagtttgaattatataatttgaatttttatgtattattgaaagtattttttttaatatttgtgattttaaatatgagaacctacaaaaaaaacttgttgtggGGTACGGGTGGgtttgataattattaaaacttgCAACAAGCaagttcttttttaaaaaataaaagcccaTGGTAGGTTGCAAAGCGGGTTTAGTAATGATAAACTCATATTGGGTGATATTCATTACCAACTCTATCTCGtactttaatattatgttgaaaGTTTTTAAACAACCTAGGAAAAAAAAGAcgtggattttaattttctttttcttttttcaatctCTTAACCAAAATACTTTTATCttactttaaattttgaaagccCTAACAAAAaggagagggaaaaaaaacaaaacaaaacaaaagaaaccaGTGAAGGTCGGAAAATCCCTTGAACACTCATGGTTCGAAAATGTGTATGAGagcatatatttttcttttctttggaatGAATTTCCATGTCTGGCAAGTAATaagaatttggaaaaaaatttccaGGTCTAAAAACCATTGAGCTAGTGTTCAAATCACGGAAGGCTTTTGATACATCtatcaatatttatacaaTGTAGCTTCAACAAAATACCGAccgaattagaaaagaaaaaatgactacaacaaattttgtatttttcttcttaggtggcgtttgtttttttgtctgaaatctgaatagatctgaattagtctgaattctgaatagatctgaatgtctgaatatgaataatatgtttgttttttcgtctgaatctcaaaaaataagtattaagttgttttttttttcaatttaaaaaactgaaaatatgtacttttacatttgtatccttattaaattggaatgtcaaataaataatatattaaataccacaatattttaacatttataagtaaaactaatgatgagattattatgtggggtaaatgtctatgggtgagttttggaatagaaatgaaaaataaattataaagtaaggatattttttacattagtaagtaattgacttaattcaaatttctccattaagtaaaaaactaaaaatattagcttattttattaagtcaaaattatctaaaaagtctcattaagttataaaaacaaacacctttaattaacttaattaattaagttaagcactttaagtcattaagttaaaaaacaaatgccaCCTTAATTatcactttaattaaaataaaggctTCTTCattagataattatttatcttagtcatcatttaattaaaattagggCTCGCGCATTAGATTATTTAactcattaaattaatttgacatcAAATATGAAAGAATCGACCCGATTTGTTTGATTGATaattactcatttattaaaaaattataatatgtacATAGTACAAGTTTCAAGTTTCCATATTCTAGATAATACATCATTTTCCCACACTTTCAAGTAACAGAAGTTTAATTTagatttgttaattttctttccctataaaaacaaaaatatccaATGAATCAGATTGCATTTGATTGAATCGTACTCTAAAGTCAAACTTAATTGTTTGAAATTCTAGAAATGACCGGTTAATATTAGAccacaatgatttttaattataacaaatCTTATAATATATCTAATTGTGAGCAGTGGACCAATCAATCCCGTAGTGCAAAATCGATAACCACTTTTAGTTAGcctaaagaaattaattaaggaaTAAACGTATGCCCTTGGACCTTaactaatcaaaattaataacagATAAATGAAAGGATATATGTAAGAGTTAGGTGAAAGTCTTAGCAGTCAATTTCTTAATCCAATAATTAAGCTCACTTCTTGAAGCATGAGTCGCTGGCACAATCACGGTTGCAGTCACAAGTTGGTGAGATTTTATATGGGTTACACGAACCTAATTAATGATTGACATGTACTTAGTTTATCCCTTAAGCTAGgctctaattattaattaattcgtTTCTTTCGCATGCAAAATACGACTTGAagtaatttacttttttattaatcaatcaaACCTTGCTAGCTAGTGAGAGTTGAACAACAATTCACgctatttcatttaaaattaagaaaatgtgTTTAACAAATAATAGCTCTTAACAAGAGTATTTTCACAGACGCTGTATGACTTTAACCGTTTgcctaaaatctttaaaaaaaaaaataacactgAACATAGACACTGCTCTATTTaagataacaataatatagaTAATAGATGATAGTGTCTAGGAAgagaaatataattacaaaagtGATGgagacaaaaaaagaaagttaaagagaaataataatgcgTAGGTACCCGATACAAGTGGCtgtttaatttgaataaagaCTTTCAATTTTGAATGGTCAAAAAGAAGTGTTTCTTGAAGCTCAAGGGATATGAAGGACGATTAGGCATTAGCACAAGAAAGTGACATTTTCAAAAGCCGCCTTTTTTAAATGGGAATTTAAATCTGTTCAGACTTTAGATTCAAGACGCATTGAGTGATTGGAGGGGGGTCCTGCTGATTATGGAAGAAAAGTCTTCAGGAAAAGCCATGTATCAAACCCTATTACAGAAGTTAATAATacaccaatttttttaaaagtcttTAAGTTTTGGTAACAGTTTGAATTTATAGcttgaaaaagtaaaagattatcGCTACATTTCTCGTTTAATATCTCAACTTTTACCAGCTCAAGTGAGGTGACAATCGATCAATTAGATGATGAAATATCAATTGATTAGATGATGAAATAAagtaacaaataatttattagttataaatttgataatccAATGGATGAAAGTTATATTGAtacttaaaatgaaaatattagtACATTACTTGGTCTACTAGTGTTACTTAAAGCAAAATTATCGGTCTTAAATGTATACTTGTAAGCTTTTAATGTATGTTAATTGAGTATTGACGTATTGACAAAGATATGTAAATGTTAGCATGAAGaagttttttgtatttttgtaacGAAAATTTTTCCTCTTATGACTTGTAATATGAGCTCTCTTGATCCATGGTTAGGTTTCTCGAAATTTTAGAAGCATTTTAGAATTCTCTAACTTGTACATgtgtttatataataatataaaattaagaacttattattttttattttcttattcaataattaCCAATCAGATATTGTAATCAAATAACCCCACCTATATCACAGCAAATTCCTTCAAATCGGTAGGGTTAAcgcataaatatttttcttttccagagCCCAAAATAGATGTttagcttaaaaataaaaataatcttctTAAACGTGGATGGTAGCTCGTCAACAGTACAAGCACAGCAACTCAATAAGTGAGATTATGTGAGAAGATTATCATTGTATTACTCCTAtgttaaagaaaatagaaaaaaaaaattgaagaaagattAACTTAAAGTTTTTACATTTACTATATTCACCAGAAATGATAATCTGTTGGATAATGAAATAGAGTGTGTGATGATTTCATTGGGGAATTTGTTTTCTACTTTCTTGGTCTAGTTTCTTTAATGGTTATTAGAGGGGTACATATATGTATACaaatgtaacttttaaaaataaaattattttattttattaatgacatGGTAAACTTTCTTTTACCCCCAATTAGAATGACAATCTTTTGTTTACATTGCAAAAGTGTGAAAACATCCATTTATTGtcaagaaaacaacaaaaaagttcATCAATGCACCCCCTTTCCCATCATCTTTGAAAAAAGGGTAAATGTTtgtttaatctttatattttcagTTAAGTGTCccttcatttaaaaaaaatacttcaagATACctctattattaaatatactaCACTcgtatcttttttcttttcttttacaataataccctaataacaatatttttggtgatactaataaaaagaataaatgataatttatcaaattaacctcaaatataacataaaattttccataaacttttttatttttattttatttttaagattaattaggtaaattaattttttataaaataattattggtaaGATTTTTGTaagaatattaaacattacttTAAGTTGgctgatattaatttattcataaataattattagtaaaattattgcacaagcataaaaaaatactagtttttttcacattgatatttattgattaattttctaattaactttttttatagataaattaattaatgtcaagaatattgttggaaggttattattttgaaagagaagaaaaagtaagagtaagaatgtaatatatttaactGCAGTGATGTTTTcaggtattttttaaaatataaggattaaaCAAGAACTTCAGTTAAGATAAAGGGACTAAACgaatatttatcatttgaataaaaataacataaattgaagttttttcatgtttttaataagtaaattaagtATTGTCATTTCAAATAAGGAGTAAATTAAAGTTTACCTTAGTTTCCACCGGCAAGTATATGAATAATGAGCAGTTAAGCACAaactgaaaaacaaattactgAGGACATGTTAATCCTCTTTTTGTCTGATAccacaaattttaattaagaaaataacaacTGAACATTTACATGAGAGAGGAGAAGGAGGAACATTTACAAAAAGGTTCGTCTTGACTCTGtcagtgataattttcaactGATTGATTTTAGgagatttaatttgatttaattctgtCTTGTTGAAGCAtaaatatttactattttctGCTTCGGCTGATCCATCCGACTGGTTTGTGTATTGCATTCCTAAACCCCTTTCTTGTGCTCTTCGTATGCCTTTGGGGAGATCTGGATTCATGCGCCTTAAAATCACAAACACAAGAATTTatggtaaataatttttttaattttaagagcaagaaatacaaatttcaaagattatttatttattattcacaAGATTGGATTATAAATGTGACTTAAACATTATCACCAAGAACTTTAATAACGAAAGAGTTTAAGGATCTAATGAAGTAATAAATGAAGAAGTTATATACGTGTGAAAATTCATAAAGcatatttaatcaaaattagttcgaacacttgatttttttatttttttttcaagttcgAACACTATCATTATGAAACCTAAATATCTCATGCATGGGGCGAATTGaagctttatttttttggctaTTTTAGGGGAAAAAATGGGGGGGAAAATTAAGAaactgaaagaaaatttataacagATTCTTTTTGAAACTGCTTTctaaagaaccaaaaaaaaaaaaaaatcaaagaggaaaatttttttaaattgcgAAGTTTTGTACCTcgtagaaaaaaataacagcaGAAAAATGTATAATGTAACGAAAAACTTTTACtttctaattttgttttttatatataaaacaaagGTAACATATATTAACAAATTTGTAAGAATAAGTATGATGCACGTACCTTTCCATCAGAATTCAAAGATTTCTCTAGTGTTGATACATGAACTCTCTCTCCCTCTGAGCCGTTCTCATCttttgcatcattttcatctaagaaagaaaaaaaaaaaacgagtACTCCTCAATTCACAGAGAtcgtttatttttaaaaatattgcatGTAACgtatcttaaataattttccttcCTACTTGTATGAGCTAGATTCTCACCGTAGCTGGAGCCACTGTCAACAATACAATATTCCCTAAAACTAGGGGAAGCAGGGCATGCAGCGATATCTTCCCCATGGTAAAATGAAGAATTTCTGGCATGTCCATCTTCATTGTAATCATCTCTTTTAACATTATCCGTTTCCTCAACGACGCCGTCGCCGACGCCTCTGTAGTTGACAGCTGCAATTACGGGGAAATTACAAGACACGCTCTTGCGGGGGCCGTTGTGATGATTGTCAGAACTCACTAAATCATGATCAGCCTCGTCTAcaacaacatttttattattaacaatgtTACGTTTGTAGTGGTGGGAAAGTTTAAGTCGACCAGTCGCCTCTTCCGGGTCGATCTTGGAAATGCCACAACCCATGGAAGAGGTGATGagacatgaaaataaattaagaaaaaaattctagattatttattttaaattcttttaggAGAAAAGTTGTTATCTTCGTCCAGTTTCAGTTGAATTTATTTAGCAACAAAATGATGGATAAAACGAGGCTTACGGGATCAGAAAGGTTTCAGTTAAAAGTCGTTGAGAACcatacatttattttgtttcttctccacgtatataaatatattatgttatttttatcctCTTATTAATTGGtaattattttccattttgagCTCAGAAACGACGATCTTGAATGCCGTTTCGATCACGTATCGACTTCACATGACATGCACGTGGGAGATGCTGCCATAGACGGTTAAAAGAAGTGAGAAAAttctatgtttttttttaatttttgaagcaaacccaagaaattctagaatataTATGTTGTATCATGTCAGCCATACAACACAGTAAATAATGTCATAACATgtgtacatttattttataagctATCATGTAAGTGGTGGTTGTATTAAACTCAATTACACATGTCATGCATGCATTAATTAGTTGTAATACAACAAATgcattctagaatttctcaACAAACCCAGTATGCAAGCTGGCTTCTGAGCCAACTTTTTGGACACGTTTGGACTTGTATATAAAGTCTCTTAGGTTATGTTTTGATTCAGTCGATTCCTTGAAGTTTTCTCTAGGAGCTTGTAACTTGATTTGCATCAATGAAAGAAGTCATAGCTCCGTTTC contains:
- the LOC127900277 gene encoding uncharacterized protein LOC127900277, producing the protein MGCGISKIDPEEATGRLKLSHHYKRNIVNNKNVVVDEADHDLVSSDNHHNGPRKSVSCNFPVIAAVNYRGVGDGVVEETDNVKRDDYNEDGHARNSSFYHGEDIAACPASPSFREYCIVDSGSSYDENDAKDENGSEGERVHVSTLEKSLNSDGKISPKAYEEHKKGV